The Deltaproteobacteria bacterium genome includes a window with the following:
- a CDS encoding NAD(P)H-hydrate dehydratase, with protein MKVSRVTEMRGLDRTAIEKYGIKEELLMENAGQAAYFVILKEFGIKDKKFVAFCGIGNNGGDGFVIARKIHSNGGDVKVFILGDETKFKGSAKMNLDIVSRLPIEVQRIEDIESIKSDTYHCDAIVDAIFGTGLIRDVGGLYRDVIQLINESRKTVFSVDIPSGVHGDTGKIMGTAVKADYTITFGLTKIGNMLFPGYDLCGKIYVSHISFPPSLYNNDALKIEINHPVKLPSKDKNAHKGDFGEVLFIAGASSYFGAPYFAALSFLKAGGGYSRLACPKSMTPFIANKGSEIVFIPQRETSSGSISLGNKGVLLELSEKMDMVVLGPGLSMEEETQQLARELAKEIKRPLLIDGDGITALCKDLEIIKERKAETILTPHLGEMSRITKLGVGEIDVNKIDILQRTAKELNAIIVLKGAHSLIGYPDEKVFINMSGNPGMASAGSGDVLTGTIAAMFGLGLPLEDAVRKGVFMHGFSGDLAARDKGEDGVIAQDILDYLPLALKLDREGLDETLREVCEGVHIV; from the coding sequence ATGAAAGTAAGTAGAGTGACTGAGATGAGAGGGCTGGATAGAACTGCCATAGAAAAATATGGCATCAAGGAAGAACTCTTAATGGAAAACGCAGGTCAGGCCGCATACTTTGTCATATTAAAAGAGTTCGGGATCAAAGATAAAAAATTTGTTGCCTTCTGCGGGATCGGAAATAACGGCGGAGACGGTTTTGTGATTGCCAGAAAAATCCACTCAAATGGCGGAGATGTAAAAGTTTTCATTTTAGGCGACGAGACCAAATTCAAGGGTTCGGCAAAGATGAACCTTGACATTGTATCCCGGCTACCCATAGAGGTCCAAAGGATTGAAGACATTGAGTCAATAAAGTCTGATACCTACCATTGCGATGCAATTGTGGACGCAATTTTTGGTACAGGCCTCATACGGGATGTGGGGGGATTGTATCGCGATGTCATTCAATTAATCAATGAAAGTCGGAAAACGGTATTTAGTGTAGATATCCCCTCCGGTGTCCATGGCGATACGGGTAAAATAATGGGTACAGCAGTGAAGGCAGATTATACCATAACATTTGGCCTTACCAAGATAGGAAATATGCTTTTCCCGGGGTATGACCTGTGTGGGAAGATATACGTTTCACACATATCATTTCCTCCCTCGCTCTACAACAACGATGCACTCAAAATAGAAATCAACCACCCTGTCAAACTTCCCTCCAAGGATAAAAATGCCCATAAAGGAGATTTCGGCGAAGTCCTCTTTATTGCAGGTGCTTCAAGCTACTTTGGAGCGCCCTATTTTGCAGCCCTGTCCTTTCTGAAAGCAGGGGGCGGTTATTCCCGCCTTGCCTGCCCCAAATCCATGACACCGTTTATCGCCAATAAGGGAAGTGAGATTGTCTTCATTCCCCAGAGAGAAACAAGCTCAGGAAGTATTTCTCTGGGAAATAAAGGTGTTTTGTTGGAGCTTTCAGAAAAAATGGATATGGTTGTCCTCGGTCCTGGTTTGTCCATGGAGGAAGAGACCCAACAACTGGCACGAGAATTGGCAAAGGAGATTAAAAGACCACTGCTTATAGACGGAGACGGCATTACCGCTTTGTGTAAAGATCTAGAGATCATAAAAGAAAGAAAAGCGGAGACAATTCTTACCCCACATTTAGGTGAGATGTCCAGAATCACAAAACTGGGTGTAGGCGAAATAGATGTCAATAAAATCGATATCTTGCAACGTACTGCCAAGGAACTGAATGCTATCATCGTTTTAAAAGGAGCCCATTCGCTGATAGGCTATCCTGATGAAAAAGTTTTCATCAACATGAGCGGAAATCCCGGGATGGCCTCGGCTGGGTCGGGCGATGTCCTGACGGGGACAATCGCTGCCATGTTCGGCCTGGGATTACCCCTTGAGGATGCGGTCAGAAAGGGTGTCTTTATGCATGGATTTTCCGGAGACCTTGCAGCGAGAGATAAGGGTGAAGATGGCGTCATAGCCCAGGACATACTCGATTATCTGCCTCTTGCCTTGAAGCTTGATAGGGAAGGCCTCGATGAAACATTGAGGGAAGTTTGCGAAGGGGTTCATATAGTATAG
- a CDS encoding ribbon-helix-helix domain-containing protein, with translation MGVQLTVRLPHELNARLKEMAERVGLKRSDLVRMAIQRLLAGPEGMGDDRPYEKVQDLIGVIATGVADLGERHRDYLLQRLKRHA, from the coding sequence ATGGGTGTCCAATTAACAGTTCGTCTTCCTCATGAGTTGAACGCTCGGCTTAAAGAGATGGCCGAGAGAGTGGGGCTTAAACGATCAGATTTGGTCCGAATGGCCATTCAACGTCTTCTGGCAGGGCCAGAAGGGATGGGTGATGACCGCCCTTACGAGAAGGTACAAGACCTAATCGGAGTTATTGCTACGGGCGTGGCAGATCTGGGAGAACGGCACCGTGATTATCTGCTGCAGCGATTAAAGAGACATGCGTAA
- a CDS encoding PIN domain-containing protein, translated as MLLDTGPLVALLDRSEHNHARCVTFFKEFRGRLVTTEPVLTEAMYLLGPDIAGQRACLRFIIQGGAVLIPSTAKTLSRCLALMEQYRDIPMDFADATLVALAEEIGITEVFTLDVKDFNIYCLREKKTFTIYPKSFR; from the coding sequence ATGTTGCTCGATACAGGCCCCCTTGTGGCCCTATTAGACCGGAGTGAGCACAATCATGCAAGGTGTGTAACGTTCTTCAAGGAATTTAGAGGGCGATTAGTTACTACTGAGCCGGTACTGACCGAGGCTATGTATCTCTTGGGTCCGGATATTGCTGGACAAAGGGCTTGTTTAAGGTTCATCATTCAGGGAGGCGCTGTACTGATCCCTTCAACCGCAAAGACCCTCTCACGCTGTCTTGCCCTAATGGAACAGTATAGGGACATACCCATGGACTTTGCTGATGCAACCCTAGTAGCTCTGGCAGAAGAGATTGGAATTACTGAAGTCTTTACACTGGATGTGAAGGATTTTAATATATACTGCCTAAGAGAAAAAAAGACCTTTACCATCTACCCTAAGTCATTCAGATAA
- a CDS encoding ExsB family transcriptional regulator yields the protein MEIKEIKLEELDTEKFIAEKVEEIASIVSDGVAINALSGGVDSSVVTMLGHRALGDRFKTCFIDTGLMRQAEPEHIVSLFKELGVYVELVDAQKTFIDALRGRIDPEEKREAITRSFYRDVFGRLVRETDARYLLQGTNYTDVEETVAGIKRQHNILEQLGIDPEQMYGYKIIEPLIQLRKSAIRKVAQALGLPEEIYNRPPFPGPALAARVIGEVTPERVKIVRHATRIVEEELSDSGAFQYLAILHEDKVTGVKEGKRDYGLQIEVRCWESTDALIGSPTRLAYDVLDRLAQRITTEVPGVVSVTYNITQKPPSTIEAV from the coding sequence ATGGAGATCAAGGAAATTAAGTTAGAGGAATTAGATACTGAGAAATTCATCGCGGAAAAGGTTGAGGAGATTGCCTCAATTGTCAGCGATGGTGTAGCTATCAATGCCCTGTCCGGTGGTGTTGATTCATCCGTTGTTACCATGCTTGGTCATAGGGCGTTGGGTGATCGATTCAAGACATGTTTCATTGATACCGGTCTGATGAGGCAGGCAGAACCTGAACATATTGTCTCATTATTTAAAGAGTTAGGGGTATATGTTGAACTTGTCGATGCCCAAAAGACCTTTATTGATGCATTAAGAGGCCGCATTGACCCAGAAGAGAAAAGAGAGGCGATCACTCGGTCATTTTACAGGGATGTCTTTGGTAGGTTGGTGAGAGAGACTGACGCGAGGTATCTTCTGCAAGGCACGAATTACACCGATGTAGAAGAGACTGTTGCCGGGATCAAGAGGCAGCATAATATCCTTGAGCAGCTCGGGATTGATCCAGAACAGATGTATGGGTATAAGATCATAGAACCGTTGATCCAGCTTCGGAAATCAGCAATCAGAAAGGTCGCTCAAGCACTGGGGCTACCAGAGGAGATATATAATCGGCCGCCTTTCCCCGGGCCAGCCCTGGCTGCAAGGGTAATCGGGGAGGTTACACCAGAAAGAGTAAAGATTGTAAGACATGCTACCAGGATTGTGGAGGAAGAGTTATCCGACAGCGGAGCATTTCAGTACTTGGCGATCCTTCATGAAGATAAGGTTACCGGGGTGAAGGAAGGAAAGAGAGATTACGGTTTGCAAATCGAGGTCAGATGTTGGGAGAGCACGGATGCGCTAATAGGATCGCCCACCAGGCTTGCGTATGATGTGTTAGACCGACTGGCCCAGAGGATCACAACCGAGGTACCCGGAGTTGTCAGTGTTACCTATAATATAACCCAAAAACCACCGTCCACCATAGAGGCAGTTTAG
- a CDS encoding AIR synthase family protein — MKRNLLQTGKLNVQILRKLLQRYSRTDEKVLLGPRIGEDAAAIDMGEKVLIVATDPITFATDEIGYYSVMVNANDIVTTGAEPRWYTVTILLPEAKATKSLVNSLFQQIHRACEELNISLIGGHTEITYGLDRPILIGQMIGEVEKEALITTAGAKPGDLILLSKGICIEGTSIIAREKERELVAHGVSKELVERAQRFLFDPGISVVKEARLACQTGRVHSMHDITEGGLVNGLHELSMAAGVQIVVEKDHIPIYEESRILCEAFGLNPFGVIASGALLITASLPEAEKILERAHRNGVTMTRIGHVEKVGSPSATMTGAKGGEPLPYFDRDEVVKIF, encoded by the coding sequence GTGAAAAGGAACTTATTGCAGACAGGAAAACTTAATGTTCAGATTCTCCGTAAGTTGCTACAACGATATTCCAGGACTGACGAAAAAGTCCTTTTGGGGCCGCGAATAGGAGAGGATGCAGCGGCAATAGACATGGGCGAAAAAGTCCTAATTGTAGCCACTGATCCCATCACCTTTGCTACCGATGAGATTGGCTACTATAGTGTCATGGTCAATGCTAATGATATTGTTACTACTGGTGCTGAGCCCAGATGGTATACCGTCACCATTCTTCTGCCTGAAGCAAAAGCTACTAAAAGTTTAGTGAATTCTCTCTTCCAGCAGATCCATCGGGCCTGTGAGGAATTGAACATCTCTCTCATTGGGGGCCATACAGAAATAACCTATGGACTTGATCGTCCTATCCTTATTGGACAGATGATAGGAGAGGTGGAAAAGGAAGCGCTGATCACTACAGCAGGGGCAAAGCCCGGAGACCTCATTCTCCTGAGTAAAGGGATCTGTATCGAGGGGACATCAATTATCGCACGGGAAAAGGAAAGGGAGTTGGTTGCTCACGGAGTGTCCAAGGAGCTTGTTGAGCGAGCTCAGCGTTTTCTGTTTGATCCGGGAATTAGTGTCGTGAAGGAAGCACGTTTGGCCTGCCAAACAGGACGCGTCCACTCCATGCATGATATTACTGAAGGGGGATTGGTTAACGGTCTGCATGAGCTATCTATGGCAGCCGGGGTTCAAATCGTAGTAGAAAAAGATCATATACCCATCTACGAGGAATCTCGGATTCTTTGCGAGGCCTTTGGTCTTAACCCGTTTGGTGTCATAGCTTCGGGGGCTCTTCTCATTACGGCATCTCTGCCTGAGGCGGAAAAAATCTTAGAGAGGGCACATCGCAATGGTGTAACCATGACCAGGATCGGGCATGTTGAGAAGGTGGGATCCCCTTCAGCAACTATGACTGGCGCCAAAGGAGGTGAACCGCTCCCCTACTTTGATAGAGATGAAGTTGTAAAGATATTTTAA
- a CDS encoding HAD family hydrolase codes for MIFQDLTLTSIEAVIFDYDGTLVHLNINFGIIRQELKKFLVDYGIDPDALKGLYILEMIDKATRLISEQNPSEGQSFYHKAHDLVTEHEVRAAKKGEILPGVIDMLKALKRRGVKVGIITRNCHKAVKIAFPDIERFCDAFIPRDYVTRVKPHPDHLALTLKKMAVNNPARCFMVGDHVLDIEVGKRMGMKTAGVLTGNTTRQHFIKAGVDFILDDATGIPDCIFVE; via the coding sequence GTGATATTTCAAGACCTGACCCTAACTTCTATAGAAGCGGTCATTTTTGATTATGACGGGACCCTGGTTCATTTGAACATCAACTTTGGAATCATTCGCCAGGAATTAAAAAAATTCTTGGTCGACTATGGTATTGACCCTGACGCGCTCAAGGGACTGTACATACTGGAAATGATCGATAAGGCGACAAGGCTTATCTCAGAACAGAATCCATCGGAAGGCCAATCTTTTTATCATAAGGCCCATGACCTTGTCACCGAACATGAGGTCAGGGCAGCGAAAAAGGGGGAAATCCTCCCAGGAGTGATCGACATGTTGAAGGCGCTGAAAAGACGAGGGGTCAAGGTTGGCATCATCACCCGAAACTGTCATAAAGCCGTCAAGATTGCTTTCCCCGATATTGAGCGTTTTTGTGATGCATTCATTCCACGGGATTACGTGACTCGGGTCAAGCCACACCCGGATCATCTAGCCCTTACCCTGAAGAAGATGGCTGTAAACAACCCGGCACGCTGTTTCATGGTCGGAGACCATGTCTTAGATATCGAAGTAGGAAAACGCATGGGGATGAAAACCGCAGGGGTATTGACAGGAAACACCACACGGCAGCATTTCATAAAAGCAGGGGTTGACTTTATACTAGATGATGCAACAGGGATTCCTGACTGCATCTTTGTGGAGTGA
- a CDS encoding helix-turn-helix domain-containing protein, with translation SGGKNGRNQGVYDAHINYGYSLKEIADYLGIHYTTVSKLIKEIEHKK, from the coding sequence TCAGGCGGGAAGAATGGCAGGAATCAAGGGGTTTATGACGCACATATAAATTATGGATATTCATTGAAAGAGATTGCAGATTACCTTGGGATTCACTATACTACGGTTAGCAAGCTAATCAAGGAAATAGAGCATAAAAAGTGA